A stretch of the Xanthocytophaga agilis genome encodes the following:
- a CDS encoding GNAT family N-acetyltransferase, which yields MIKIREATSNDFQTIQQIAHQTWPDTFGSILSKEQIAYMLDWMYSIPSLEEQITQKSHTFLLAEEEDTTFGYISYQLNYTNQPKVKIHKIYILPSSQGKGVGKALFTQVEAIARSHSQQTLSLNVNRQNPAVQFYERIGFHVTGQENIDIGNGFLMEDYIMEKSLEPALA from the coding sequence ATGATAAAAATACGGGAAGCTACTTCCAATGATTTTCAAACCATTCAACAAATAGCTCATCAAACCTGGCCAGATACGTTTGGCTCTATCCTATCGAAAGAGCAAATCGCCTATATGCTGGACTGGATGTACAGCATTCCTTCTTTGGAAGAACAGATTACCCAAAAAAGTCATACGTTTCTACTGGCAGAGGAAGAGGATACAACTTTTGGCTATATATCGTATCAACTCAATTACACGAATCAGCCTAAAGTCAAGATTCATAAAATCTACATTCTGCCATCTTCCCAAGGTAAAGGTGTTGGTAAAGCACTATTTACTCAGGTAGAGGCTATTGCCAGATCTCATTCCCAACAAACCCTGTCGTTGAATGTAAACAGACAAAACCCCGCAGTTCAGTTTTATGAAAGAATAGGCTTTCATGTGACAGGCCAGGAGAATATTGACATTGGCAATGGCTTTCTGATGGAAGATTACATTATGGAAAAATCACTAGAGCCTGCTTTAGCTTAG